The sequence below is a genomic window from Hippocampus zosterae strain Florida chromosome 15, ASM2543408v3, whole genome shotgun sequence.
TCCTGCGTAGTATACATTGAATTTCTGCTGGATGTCGAGGCCAACTGTCCAAGagggaaaatagaaaaaaaaaacaatccggtCGTTGATTGCACATACTTTGGAACATGATCTTGAAATGAAACATCATTTTACCATATTCCGAGCTGATGAGATTAACACTGATCTCATCTCCCTTCGAGGCCTTCACCACTTCAATCTTCTTTGACCAGCTATTGCTCTTCAGCAGCATCAGGTCACTGGGCAAAAAAAGATcaaggttgttttattttattttattattattacacaatCAATATCGGTTTGTCAAACATCCCCTACGTGATTTTTTGCTGGAAGACACAATTGTTGTCGGCGTCTCCGATGACCAGAGAAACGTAGTGATTGCCTGGGGCTGTTCTCTTGGTCAGCAGGAGTTCTCGGTTTTGGAGGTTCACCTTCACCACAATCTCAGCGATATCACAGCCGTACCTCGGCAGCTGCGAAATACAGTCACGACATGAAAGAAAATTGTGAATGATAGACGACTGTAACTCCAAAGAAAACTTGCATTGGATTTTTTCATCGTGCTAAAACTCTTCACAGACCACTCTACCAAAGCCGTTTACCTGTTCCAAGGTGATTGCATACTTTGGGAGGTGCACGACAAATTCCTTGATTTGGTTTCCAAATGGTGGATGTCTGTTGAGAATCTGCAGAAAACATATGTTGTGATATCATTTACGTCACAGTATCAAATATGTATGACTGTGCCAGCCAAATGTCTTGGCTGATGactagctttgttttttttctgaccctCTTTGACTGCAGTCAATATTACTTGTAAAATGTTAACTACTACCAAAGGACACAGAACTAAATGCAAAACTCTGTGAGTTTGTTTTCACTTTAATTCATACTTCAGGCTTGCTGGAGGTCTGTGTTCTAATTAGTGGTCGACTAGCAATATGCAGTACAGTACAGATCATTACGGCATTGCTAAAAACAAATCTAAGGTTTTTgcagataaaaaatatattcgcCTGCAACTTCGTTAGATATcttatcaaaaatatttttaacaaattagcagaggatggtttcgatccatcgacctctgggttatgggcccagcacgcttccgctgcgccactctgctttCCGGAAAACGGACGTCAGTCGCCGTCAATTTCTATGATATACGTTACGTGAGCCCAGCGATAAACCTTGCTGAATCAAATGCCCGAAGTTTCTACCCGGGTTCTGCTGTGTACACAAGGAACGTTGGCAGACTCCCATCAGGGGTCGCTATAGTGAATCGCTCgccttatttatttaattatttttacgccggatttaattgttttttttttacgccggATGGACTTCCTGCCGCACAATATTATCCGGAGTTAAGTCCCACATCGTTTTTCTCAATTGTCTgcgttgtcgcaacatctgacTAGGAAACGAACTCGAACCCGATTGTCAGTGTCGTGAGATAGGATGTAATGCCAAATGAACAACAAACTATAGTCATCGCACTGTGCTGTGCAGTAAAACAAATTTCtcaagcagtaaaaaaaaaaaaaaaatgtcatgggaCCCCACTAAACGGAACAGACCAATTCAGTGAAATTGGACATTGTACTCCACTTACGTTTGCCTGAGTCTGTGAATTTAATAAAACTATCTtgtaccaaaaacaaaacgtgtgTTCTTTAAGAAGAAGACTGACCAGCTCAATCTCCCTCGGGTGGGTTTGCTCTATCTTGCTGAATGTAGTAAGTCCAGCATTCACCATAGCAGTTGACAGAGTTTGGCCTGAAACACGGTATTCAACATTTCACATGGACTGTTTGGCGCAAGTACAATGCGATTTGTTTTTGCGGCAGTCTCACCTATCTTGTCAATCTGTTTAGAGACATACGCAGAGTTCTCCCAGAGTTTTGCTCTGAAACATTTGGCCAAGATCAGGGAGTTGAGCAGAGTACTGAAGCCCATTTTGGAATGCTGATTCAGGTATTCAGAAAGGCCTGGTTGGagtcaaaacacatttaaaattgaaGTCTGTTTTGAAAGCCCAAACACATTTGTCATCTCTGCTTTTGCTGACGTACACTTGCTGATGCGCATGCCGTTCCTGAATATTTTTGCTGTATCCTGTGTGAGGCCAAAATCTTGAAGTGAGATGGACCCCAAATGAGCTTGAATCAAGCTGTAAGGCAATAAAACCACAAGCATGGAAAACAATTCAAAGTAGGTACTCCATTTCCTCTTTATCAGACACAAGTTTGCcaaagggaaaataaaatcacccaCCAGTTCACTTTCATATCATTGCTTttgatttttccatccatcGGAAACCTGAGAAATATATGCAAGTTCATCAGACCTAAATTTGAACCTACGTCCCAAAACAAATATCGTCACTATCAGGTGCAAAAAATTATGTCTAAATATGGTCGATTtcatacagttaaaaaaatcaatactaTTTGTCTGGCGCCGGGTCATCTGTTATTTCTACAAGTTattaaccaaaacaaacaaaaaactgaaagCGACTATACTGAAATGACGACGCATTAATCAACAGATAACACGATGAATAGTAATTGTGGATGACGAGACCTAATGGTTGTTCTGTTCTTGTCCCGGTTTAAGGTATTCAAGGGCCTCTTCTCGGTCACTCTCAGCTGAATGTCACTGAACTCTTGGCTCTTTGACACCAGCTCAATCTGTTCAATGAGACGTATCAGATTGAGAGCTGAAACAACGGGAATTCAATCCAAGTCAAAATACCCGGCGTGCATTTGGACTGTAACCTCTCGTTAGCTTGCTCGCGTCACCTACTAGGTCAGACAGATTCTCTGTGCCGGATACGTTGCTGAACTGCAGCATGGTGTTGAAGGCAATACAGTACCTTGCCATTAACCGGCCAGCCTCtgaaaacataacaaaacattTGGGGCATCCTGAGTAAATTGAAGCCGGAACATCTcagacaaacacaaattcaTGAAAGAGAAACTCATGTAACAACCTCACCAAAAGGTGCTTTGCTACCTGTGGGTTTAATATTGATGTCCTCATCCATCGTGATCGCATTGATAGAGGACAGAGAGTTGAGGTTCTTCAGACAGAGTTCTAAGATAGCAGAGGAgtcacaaatttttacattaagATTGGGAGCTCCACCAACTTAACAAAGAATAAAAGATGAGGATTCTGTGAATCTGTTTGAATGTTCTACAGCTATCCAAGCAATGGAGAATTCATCCATCTTTCACCCATTGTCAAAAGTGCCAGTGAGTTGAACCGACGGGCTCGCTGGAGTCCACGTAGAAGATCGAAGCGTGCAAAGTACTGCAAGCAGATCTCCCCACTCGTAAAGTCGGCCCGGGTCAATCACAGATCACAAATGTGAAGTGGGAAATTGGAGACCGCCTTTCGACACGATCGTTTGTGTCCGTGTGTGATGGGGAGGATGTCTCATACCCAAGTGGACATTAAAAATGAAGGAAAAGCCTACCTTGGAGTTTTGACTCAATTCCACATTTGCCGATGGCAGCAGAGAAGCCTGAAAGGGTGATTCACAAATGGCTTTGCATGGGTATTGAAATTAGAACCGCGAGGACCACACTCTCCTCATGGTGAGGCTTTCTAAATCGAGCTAACCATAGTGTTCTGGGTTCTTCAGCGCTCGGATGTACAGGAAGGTGGAGCGTATCCAGTCCAGAGCCATGTTGACATCGCTGATGGTTTGGAGAACTATCTCGGCATTCAGGTGCTCCACCAGGTGACTGTGCAAACTGTCCGAAACATATTTAGTTCTCCGTGCTGTATCAGATTTTCCCTGCCCTGTTTTGACACACTCTGAGAAAATCCAATACCTGCTCTCGATAATCTCATTCCCATTCATGAGTTTCATATGCTTGTCTTTGGTTTGCATCTTGGTCATGATCACTGCAGTGGCAGATGTGTCAAACTAAGACAAGAATATTAAATCATTAGCGAGcagaattttatttcatgacatttaaaaaaaaaaaaatcttactagtaAATTTGAGTAACTAATTCTGACATTACCTGTGGTCTTCCAGCCCGGCCAATCATCTGCAGCAGGTCCACCTCACTGTACTCTTCACAGGAGCCTGCGACATACTGCATGGTGGACTTGATCACCACCAGGTGAGCAGGCAGGTTCACTCCCATGGCCAGAGTGCGTGTGGTAACTACGCGTATAAAAcacagatagacagacagacaaccaCACAGTACACAAGTATCACCAAAAGTAATGCTACACGGAGCAATTGTCTGAAAATGTGTCCGAAAGATGCACAGGATCATGTGTCACACACAGCCAGTCTTACACAGGACAGGCAGGTCCCCGAGAGTGAAGGCCTTTTCTATCACTTTTCTGTCAGAGGCATCCACTCCGGCGTGGTGGTAACCAACTCCCAGCATCACCAGATCTACACAGCAAATAAAACACCGTTATCAACGTCAATCTGTTCCGCCAGCTTCCCACTGAATTACATTACCACATATTAGCTGAAGCCCACATAATTGTatatgaccccccaccccccaaaaaaaaaaacctcacctttCAATTTGGAATCCAGAAGAGACTGCGCATAGTTCATCAACCTGCAAGAAGATGAAGAGATGATAGATTCCCAAAGCTTTTTATCTTGAATCTGTTCCATGCAAGAGTTTTTCATTCACGCTGTTGCGTAGACACCTTTGCTTGTGCTCAGGGACCATAACAAAGCGCGCTTCCTTCGCTAAAACGGCAGCTGACTGCTGGGTTCCTTTTCTGGTGGAGCAAAACTTTGGAAGAAGATGATTGTTGGCGCGGGGGTTAGCAAGAACAATACGATTTCAACAAGACTACATGACTTTAGTTTTAGAGTGGACGCACCACTAAAGCGGGCTTGTGGTCAGAGTAAGTCTGTATGATATTGGCCATCTTGTAATTGAGCGATAAGTCGAACTTGAACTCGGTTTGGTTTGGGTTACAGGGGAATCCTAACACCACTTTCCTCAACTTCACTGGGCGGTGGCTCTCATCCAATGCCATATACGAGGCAGGACCCTTCTCATTGGACAGCCAGTCTGCTACCTAAACACAGCGACACAATACAGGGACTAGTAATCAAACTCCGACTTCAGCTACAAATGAGAATCCAATCCCAGTGTCCGTACATCGGAAATATTGGGTATGGTGGCTGACACAGCCACAAATCTCATCGAGATGTCATTGTCTTGATTCTGGATTGTCCTGTAGGCATGTACGGCCTTCATCCTGCTGACCACAACTTCGAGAGTGGCACCACGGGTTGCATCCTTCACGACATGaacctggaagaaaaaaaaaaaaagatcctcttTATCGATTCGATGGAAACATTTGCTTCCTGGGATGCTGGCATTCAGACACTAAAAATGAATATTGTGTGTACCAAAAAGGACGTTTGTGTCACACACTGGGGCTTAATATTTAATAATCGCACTGACCTCATCTATAAGGAAGAGTCTGACCAATTGCAGCAGACAGTTGTCCTTCCACCTCCTGGTCAAGCTGTCCCATTTTTCCTGGAGAAGGAATCGATCGTTATAAGATGGACTCAGAGAAGGACGCCTTTTGCACCATACCCCACCACCCTTTCACTGCACACACCGGAGTGGTCAAGATGATGTGCGAGTCCTGAATTTCAAACAAGTCGTCGATCTCGGTGTCGCCCGTCAACTCCTTGCAGTTCAGCCCCAGAGGAACAAACTTCTTTGTCCAGTTCTCAAAGCACTGACTACAGAGAGCTTTGATGGGGGCCACTGGCaagcaaaaacaatcaaacatgaAACAGAAACactgattgaaataaatgatcTCTTGAAGCCAATACCGACTGTTTTCTTTCCCCCTCACAATTTGTGTGAATTCTGTTTGACGTGTAAACTTGAAACGGGATCTACCGAAAACTCACTATATACAACTTTGACGCCTCTCCAGGGCTCGGAGGTCTCCATCAACAGGTGAATGATGGCTAATTCAAACAGGACAGTTTTACCAGATCCGGTAGGAGCACATGCCACAAAGTTCTTGTCTGTGTAAAGAATCTGAGATGAACAAATTATAAAAGTTAGTCCTCTCAAACTCGAAAAGGACTCCGTTTAAAGATTGCTTACGTCGTCTAGAGCTTTAGACTGGATGTAGTTGAAAAAGGGGAACTCGCTGAAGACTTGTCGGAACTTAGCTGCTGTTCGCATTGGATCAggaactgaaaatgtatttgtgaAAACCAAGgcataaaacatttcattttaaaggCCCTTCAAGGTGATTTCGgagatttgtttcaaaaatacATTCCAGCTTGATGAAGAAAGACTGAGAGTTATGTCGTACTCAGTTGTGGAAATAAAGTGTTAAACTGTTTTTCAACCATTCAGTTTTTGGTCATGGCTAAAATAGCATCACATAACGCATTTTGGAGTTCGGCGTgagtgtgtcaaatttagaaaacaTTGATTTCCACTTTACATGGTCTTTTATAATTGTGGTTTACTATAAAAAAAGGATACGGATTTCCGAGACTGGTCGCAAAACGTCAGCTCCTGAAGTCCctacaaagcacacaatccaGCCATTAAAATGTTCTGTACCTTTTCAGTACTTTAttgtatacactgtatatattgtgaaatttttgtttggtggtgtgtaaTGAGATTTTTTGGAAAGTAAATTTATAtaaggtgggataggctccggcaccccccgcgagcattgtgagaataaagcggatcagaaatggatggatggatgggtatatgtgacaataaagttgtatttgatacttgatacttgatttgAGGGCTCAATCAAGGTTGGGACACACtggtaaaaatattttctccttCTGCCCGCTGTTCCTTTCT
It includes:
- the hfm1 gene encoding probable ATP-dependent DNA helicase HFM1, with the protein product MNKMLDSDDCTLSLDNLFFEKPIVHKVKPLKRVVSPWQVEAPPSLSQIPSTQVLQEEAESLTTLYSLQQRLSNNLIERENEEIHDSAHSICRPKGLWGGEGLRDLSQGPSQTSIDEGGHDTDRGTICMKYLSVDDRKGPPLQRSLFKVPVSKCGGDSSNANDLCRSHAASGPQPFLSPVGMATAPPPFQPPRVTFGQAAPPSPILPASLLPPPLVSSAMSVNPPQQAARVERQDKGTMRALLPPAAPQPLHIQGTSGADVLRPVSEIPAKFRQVFSEFPFFNYIQSKALDDILYTDKNFVACAPTGSGKTVLFELAIIHLLMETSEPWRGVKVVYMAPIKALCSQCFENWTKKFVPLGLNCKELTGDTEIDDLFEIQDSHIILTTPEKWDSLTRRWKDNCLLQLVRLFLIDEVHVVKDATRGATLEVVVSRMKAVHAYRTIQNQDNDISMRFVAVSATIPNISDVADWLSNEKGPASYMALDESHRPVKLRKVVLGFPCNPNQTEFKFDLSLNYKMANIIQTYSDHKPALVFCSTRKGTQQSAAVLAKEARFVMVPEHKQRLMNYAQSLLDSKLKDLVMLGVGYHHAGVDASDRKVIEKAFTLGDLPVLFTTRTLAMGVNLPAHLVVIKSTMQYVAGSCEEYSEVDLLQMIGRAGRPQFDTSATAVIMTKMQTKDKHMKLMNGNEIIESSLHSHLVEHLNAEIVLQTISDVNMALDWIRSTFLYIRALKNPEHYGFSAAIGKCGIESKLQELCLKNLNSLSSINAITMDEDINIKPTEAGRLMARYCIAFNTMLQFSNVSGTENLSDLIELVSKSQEFSDIQLRVTEKRPLNTLNRDKNRTTIRFPMDGKIKSNDMKVNCLIQAHLGSISLQDFGLTQDTAKIFRNGMRISKCLSEYLNQHSKMGFSTLLNSLILAKCFRAKLWENSAYVSKQIDKIGQTLSTAMVNAGLTTFSKIEQTHPREIELILNRHPPFGNQIKEFVVHLPKYAITLEQLPRYGCDIAEIVVKVNLQNRELLLTKRTAPGNHYVSLVIGDADNNCVFQQKITDLMLLKSNSWSKKIEVVKASKGDEISVNLISSEYVGLDIQQKFNVYYAGARSFETDNPGSMSRDSAGETPQQSGAKPHSAIKAAPLQENTTSSTEQVGGQKRQCNHLCKNKDQCGHDCCKTGVTVARKRPASKAACFSSYLSDLRSRCDTLAPTPVKRLKMKMTEHSVDVNMQQFSYKAKKLHTLSSDDAYHHNASVVMMDQTAEGSSQYPYHMDDFDNDDVLFMDMHTAVEEPIQANVAPPTNQASVGWRNGGSHAARPWRVSNQSTRDNDEALSQIPSVSFDLGNDWDDWSDFDEETPVHASDTSLTQRQSAKCTKTGYVAKSPCHPTPMALRSISQNILNSPEPSPFTARQTSQTKDASVFGTGIATKSPERTNSSSVAPPTQRFNFFSRDTIASDNSMTDSKEEEAFLGIFDGIF